One window from the genome of Salvia splendens isolate huo1 chromosome 9, SspV2, whole genome shotgun sequence encodes:
- the LOC121747422 gene encoding protein SHORT INTERNODES-like produces MMRREEIGVINSSSSSSSSRCQDCGNQAKKDCEHSRCRTCCKSRGLQCPTHVKSTWVPVAQRRPRHNVMQQHHQISASVDHGQNPKRYRENQAALGLEEGDFPGEVCFPAIFRCVRVSSMDNVVDEYAYQTTVNIAGHLFTGLLYDQGPPEQEGTGNYVTGGSSSAAIGFLQQPHFLNSTSAAATGTTPSQYPSSFCPFTSTSSQFF; encoded by the exons ATGATGAGAAGGGAAGAAATAGGCGTGATAAATAgctcgtcttcgtcttcaagcAGCAGGTGCCAAGACTGCGGGAATCAAGCCAAAAAAGACTGCGAGCATTCGCGGTGTCGAACCTGCTGCAAGAGCCGCGGCCTCCAGTGCCCCACCCACGTGAAGAGCACGTGGGTGCCGGTGGCCCAGCGCCGCCCCCGCCACAATGTGATGCAGCAGCACCACCAGATTTCCGCCTCCGTTGACCACGGCCAAAACCCTAAAAGATACCGCGAAAATCAAGCTGCTTTAG GGTTAGAAGAAGGGGATTTTCCAGGGGAGGTTTGCTTTCCGGCGATATTCCGATGCGTTCGGGTGAGCTCGATGGACAATGTGGTAGACGAATACGCGTATCAGACGACGGTCAACATTGCCGGGCATCTATTCACCGGTCTATTGTATGATCAAGGGCCTCCGGAACAGGAGGGAACCGGAAACTATGTCACCGGAGGGAGCTCTTCAGCTGCAATTGGGTTCTTGCAACAGCCTCATTTTCTCAACAGTACCAGTGCTGCAGCTACTGGTACAACCCCCTCTCAATATCCTAGCTCTTTCTGCCCATTTACCTCTACTAGTTCACAGTTCTTCTAA